In a single window of the Nodularia spumigena CCY9414 genome:
- a CDS encoding zinc-binding dehydrogenase: MEAKIYKKLIAKRFSHDFKSSVEVVEVPIPEPTGNEVLIRNQFAGVNGGFDTLLCRGEVPFASLIPPFDVGVEAVGEVVDVGENVSDFKVGDTVQTIARGGGYREYQAVDSKLAFKVRESRPEVLTLMPTGVSALVALEQVGEMKSNEVVLVTAAAGGTGHIAVQLAKLAGNHVIGTCGSETKAELLRELGCDRIINYRQENLHQVLKQEYPNGINLIFECVGKDVFDTCVDNLAVGGRLVVVGFISEYAKQPEKVTQPRIYQQLFWKGASVRGFLMPHYSPYLAEASDRLSNLFYSDKLKVAVDPTQFLGIESIPSAVEYLLSGQNCGKVIVTY; this comes from the coding sequence ATGGAAGCAAAAATTTACAAGAAACTAATTGCTAAACGGTTTAGCCACGATTTTAAATCATCTGTGGAAGTTGTGGAGGTTCCTATTCCTGAACCTACAGGTAACGAAGTTTTAATTCGGAACCAATTTGCGGGTGTTAATGGCGGTTTTGATACTTTGCTTTGTCGCGGTGAAGTTCCTTTTGCTAGTTTAATTCCACCTTTTGATGTGGGTGTGGAAGCGGTGGGAGAAGTGGTGGATGTGGGGGAAAATGTCTCAGATTTTAAAGTGGGTGATACAGTTCAAACTATTGCTCGTGGTGGTGGTTATCGTGAATATCAGGCTGTAGATTCTAAATTAGCATTTAAGGTGCGTGAATCTAGACCAGAGGTGTTAACTTTAATGCCTACAGGTGTATCAGCTTTGGTTGCACTTGAACAAGTCGGTGAGATGAAAAGTAACGAAGTTGTTTTGGTGACGGCGGCGGCTGGTGGTACTGGTCATATTGCTGTACAATTGGCGAAGCTAGCCGGTAATCATGTGATTGGTACTTGTGGTTCTGAGACTAAGGCAGAGTTACTTAGGGAATTAGGGTGCGATCGCATTATCAATTATCGTCAAGAAAATCTCCACCAAGTCCTCAAACAAGAATACCCCAATGGCATTAATTTGATTTTTGAGTGTGTGGGTAAAGATGTTTTTGATACCTGCGTTGATAACTTAGCCGTGGGGGGACGTTTAGTAGTGGTGGGTTTTATCTCTGAATATGCGAAGCAACCAGAAAAAGTTACCCAACCGCGCATTTATCAGCAGTTATTTTGGAAAGGTGCTTCTGTGCGTGGCTTTCTCATGCCTCATTATAGTCCATATTTAGCCGAGGCAAGCGATCGCCTCTCAAATCTCTTCTACTCAGATAAATTAAAAGTTGCGGTTGACCCAACGCAATTCCTTGGTATAGAGTCTATCCCTTCTGCTGTAGAATATCTCCTGAGTGGTCAAAACTGCGGCAAAGTAATTGTCACATATTAA
- the purU gene encoding formyltetrahydrofolate deformylase, producing the protein MTKPTATLLISCPDRRGLVAKFANFIYANGGNIIHADQHTDFAAGLFLTRIEWQLDGFNLPREFIAPAFNAIAQPLDAKWQLHFSDSIPRIAIWVSRQDHCLFDLIWRQRAQEFAAEIPLIMSNHANLKEVAEQFGIDFHHIPITKDNKAEQEAQQLELLQRYQIDLVVLAKYMQIVSADFIDKFPQIINIHHSFLPAFVGANPYHRAFERGVKIIGATAHYATADLDAGPIIEQDVVRVSHRDEIEDLIRKGKDLERVVLARAVRLHLQNRVLVYTNRTVVFG; encoded by the coding sequence ATGACCAAACCCACCGCTACCTTACTCATTTCCTGTCCTGACCGCAGAGGATTAGTTGCCAAATTTGCCAATTTCATCTATGCTAATGGTGGTAATATTATTCATGCAGACCAGCATACAGATTTTGCTGCTGGGTTATTTCTGACTCGGATTGAATGGCAGTTAGATGGTTTTAATTTACCACGAGAATTTATTGCTCCGGCATTTAATGCGATCGCACAACCTTTAGATGCAAAATGGCAATTACACTTTTCTGATAGTATACCACGGATTGCCATTTGGGTGAGTCGCCAAGACCATTGTTTATTTGATTTAATTTGGCGACAACGCGCCCAAGAATTTGCCGCAGAGATTCCCCTAATAATGAGTAATCATGCTAATTTAAAGGAAGTAGCAGAGCAATTTGGCATAGATTTCCATCATATTCCGATAACCAAAGATAACAAAGCCGAACAAGAAGCGCAACAACTAGAATTACTGCAAAGATATCAAATTGATTTAGTAGTTTTAGCCAAATATATGCAAATTGTCAGCGCAGATTTCATTGACAAATTTCCCCAAATCATTAATATTCATCATTCATTTTTACCAGCTTTTGTAGGAGCAAATCCCTATCATCGAGCCTTTGAACGTGGTGTTAAAATTATTGGAGCTACAGCCCATTATGCAACTGCTGATTTAGATGCTGGACCAATTATAGAACAAGATGTAGTACGAGTCAGCCACCGCGATGAAATTGAAGACTTAATTAGAAAAGGTAAAGATTTAGAAAGAGTAGTCTTAGCCAGAGCCGTGAGGTTGCATTTACAAAATCGAGTCCTAGTATATACTAATAGAACAGTAGTATTTGGATAA
- a CDS encoding nuclear transport factor 2 family protein: MSENSEKTLKIAQQGFDHFTHGLATGEWSAFLDMLTEDFTFWFPMGKFHGLNEGKDRAREFFQYVSESFNSGIQLTSLDSVTSNETTVVFEFRDEGLLLNQPYKNRVAVSFDVRGEQISGYREYFGSDGKSF; encoded by the coding sequence ATGTCAGAAAATTCGGAAAAAACTTTAAAAATTGCTCAACAAGGATTTGACCATTTTACCCACGGTTTAGCCACAGGAGAGTGGTCAGCCTTTCTAGATATGCTTACAGAAGATTTTACCTTTTGGTTCCCAATGGGCAAATTTCACGGTTTAAATGAGGGTAAAGACCGCGCTAGAGAGTTTTTTCAATATGTCTCAGAGTCTTTTAATTCGGGTATTCAGCTTACTTCTTTAGACTCAGTTACCAGTAATGAAACAACTGTGGTTTTTGAGTTTCGTGACGAGGGACTATTATTGAATCAGCCTTACAAAAATCGGGTTGCTGTTTCTTTTGATGTGCGTGGAGAGCAAATTTCTGGCTATCGGGAATATTTTGGTAGTGATGGTAAATCTTTTTAA
- a CDS encoding DUF3598 family protein encodes MSMIKVEMPVMARHEGEWSGAYTLVDTEGKILDKYTSHLSCKFRENPPFSYHQINRYQWPDGRKEEHHFPGIYRDQKVWFDTERLDGCAWEVDDTTIMFRFAFKGMPDAYLYETIFLSPCNNFRFRTWHWFKNHQVYQRTLVQEQRI; translated from the coding sequence ATGTCTATGATTAAAGTAGAAATGCCCGTAATGGCGCGCCATGAAGGAGAATGGTCTGGTGCTTATACACTGGTTGATACAGAAGGAAAAATTCTGGATAAATATACTTCTCATTTAAGCTGTAAATTCAGAGAAAATCCTCCCTTTTCTTACCACCAAATAAATCGCTATCAATGGCCTGATGGTAGAAAAGAAGAACATCATTTTCCGGGAATATATCGTGATCAAAAAGTATGGTTTGACACCGAACGCCTTGATGGTTGTGCCTGGGAAGTAGACGATACTACTATTATGTTTCGTTTCGCATTTAAAGGAATGCCCGACGCATATTTATATGAAACAATTTTCCTAAGTCCTTGTAATAATTTTCGCTTCCGCACTTGGCATTGGTTTAAAAATCATCAAGTCTACCAACGCACCTTAGTACAAGAACAGCGAATATAA
- the hisS gene encoding histidine--tRNA ligase has product MAKSDKINFSTPSGFPEFLPSEKRLEVYLLDNIRKVFESYGFTPIETPAVERLEVLQAKGNQGDNIIYGIDPILPPNRQAEKEKAGETGSEARALKFDQTVPLAAYIARHLNELTFPFARYQTDVVFRGERAKDGRFRQFRQCDIDVVARRELSLLYDAQMPAIITEIFEAVNIGDFLIRINNRKILTGFFQSVGIAETKIKACIGIIDNLEKIGEAKVKQALETEGVIPEQTQKIIDFISINGSVEEVLDKLKHLAENLPEAEQFNLGVTELATVITGVRNLGVSENRFCIDLSIARGLDYYTGTVYETTLLGHEALGSICSGGRYEELVGTFLGEQMPGVGISIGLTRLISRLLKAGILNTLSATPAQVMVVNMQADLMPIYLNVSQELRRAGLNVVTNFDKRPLGKQFQLADKQGIQFCVIIGSEEAAAQKSSLKDLKSGEQIEVTLENLAGEIKKRLG; this is encoded by the coding sequence ATGGCAAAAAGTGACAAAATAAACTTTTCAACACCCAGTGGATTTCCCGAATTTCTCCCCAGTGAAAAACGCTTAGAAGTATACTTATTAGATAATATTCGCAAAGTATTTGAAAGCTACGGATTTACACCCATTGAAACACCCGCAGTTGAACGCTTAGAAGTTCTCCAAGCCAAAGGAAATCAAGGCGATAATATTATTTATGGTATTGATCCTATATTACCACCAAATCGGCAAGCTGAGAAAGAAAAAGCCGGCGAAACAGGTTCAGAAGCTAGAGCTTTAAAGTTCGACCAAACTGTGCCTTTAGCAGCTTATATTGCACGTCATTTAAATGAATTAACTTTTCCCTTTGCGCGTTACCAAACTGATGTAGTTTTTCGGGGAGAAAGAGCAAAAGATGGGCGTTTTCGTCAGTTCCGTCAGTGCGACATTGATGTAGTTGCTCGTCGTGAACTCAGTTTACTGTATGATGCTCAAATGCCTGCAATTATCACCGAAATATTTGAAGCTGTAAACATTGGTGATTTTCTAATTCGTATAAATAATCGCAAAATTCTCACAGGTTTTTTCCAATCTGTGGGAATTGCAGAAACTAAAATTAAAGCTTGTATTGGCATTATTGATAATTTAGAAAAAATTGGGGAAGCTAAAGTTAAGCAAGCTTTAGAAACAGAAGGAGTTATCCCTGAACAAACTCAAAAAATAATTGATTTTATTAGTATTAATGGCAGTGTTGAGGAAGTATTAGATAAACTCAAACATTTGGCGGAAAATCTCCCAGAGGCGGAACAATTCAATCTGGGTGTAACTGAGTTAGCAACTGTAATTACAGGCGTGCGTAACCTGGGAGTCTCTGAAAATCGGTTTTGTATTGATTTATCTATTGCTCGTGGTTTGGATTATTATACGGGTACAGTTTACGAAACAACTTTGTTAGGACATGAGGCTTTAGGTAGTATTTGCTCTGGCGGCAGATATGAAGAATTAGTTGGGACTTTTTTGGGCGAACAAATGCCTGGTGTGGGTATTTCTATTGGTTTGACTCGTTTAATTAGTCGTCTGTTAAAAGCTGGTATTCTTAATACTTTGTCTGCTACACCAGCGCAGGTGATGGTGGTGAATATGCAAGCAGATTTAATGCCTATTTATTTAAATGTTTCTCAAGAATTGCGGCGGGCTGGACTTAATGTGGTAACTAATTTTGATAAACGTCCATTGGGTAAACAATTTCAACTGGCTGATAAACAAGGTATTCAATTCTGTGTAATTATTGGTTCTGAGGAAGCCGCAGCGCAAAAGTCTTCTCTTAAGGATTTAAAGTCAGGTGAGCAAATAGAGGTTACACTGGAAAATTTGGCTGGGGAAATTAAAAAGAGGCTTGGGTAA